From a region of the uncultured Desulfatiglans sp. genome:
- a CDS encoding conserved membrane hypothetical protein (Evidence 4 : Unknown function but conserved in other organisms) — protein MGSVDLFAVAVWLLWGWVVGFFYFGGLYWTLRRLPRRSSPKIFLGLSYVIRLSVALMAFWLVLRRSFIGFLVTFVGFFIARFLVSRWVYTAIGKKSHGNQS, from the coding sequence ATGGGCTCCGTTGATCTTTTTGCTGTTGCGGTCTGGCTCCTGTGGGGCTGGGTGGTCGGCTTCTTCTATTTCGGCGGCTTGTATTGGACCCTCCGCCGCCTGCCGCGGAGGTCGAGCCCCAAGATCTTTCTCGGGCTGAGCTACGTGATCCGTCTCAGCGTTGCCCTGATGGCGTTCTGGTTGGTGCTGCGGCGTAGTTTCATCGGTTTTCTGGTCACCTTTGTCGGATTTTTCATCGCGCGGTTCCTGGTCAGCCGCTGGGTCTATACCGCCATCGGGAAAAAGAGCCATGGAAATCAGTCCTGA
- a CDS encoding putative F0F1-ATPase subunit (Evidence 3 : Putative function from multiple computational evidences) has translation MPDPIEKGPSRFPDEVGVREKRKLRAEKHRPQGVWFGLGMFGIVGWSVSVPTVVFVFLGIWIDLKWPGPYSWTLMLLVIGLIVGCLNAWFWVNRERKAINEEREDGLR, from the coding sequence ATGCCTGATCCGATCGAAAAGGGGCCGAGTCGCTTCCCGGATGAAGTCGGAGTTCGGGAGAAGCGCAAACTGAGGGCTGAGAAGCACCGCCCGCAGGGGGTGTGGTTCGGCCTGGGGATGTTCGGCATCGTGGGCTGGTCGGTCTCCGTCCCGACGGTCGTTTTCGTTTTTCTCGGGATCTGGATCGATCTCAAGTGGCCTGGACCTTATTCGTGGACCTTGATGCTTCTGGTGATCGGGCTGATCGTCGGGTGTCTGAACGCCTGGTTCTGGGTCAATCGCGAACGAAAGGCCATCAACGAAGAGCGGGAAGATGGGCTCCGTTGA
- the atpC gene encoding ATP synthase F1, epsilon subunit: MADEKGMRLRIHIPSGLFLDTIVRKITAEGPDGAFGILPRHLDLAAVLVPGILSYEEYEGGRTFMALDEGVLVKQGREVQIAVRMAVKGELGALKQSVEEMIAVVDDRERRTRSAVARLEADFVRRFVTFGKNA, translated from the coding sequence ATGGCTGATGAAAAGGGCATGCGCTTGAGGATCCACATACCGAGCGGCCTTTTCCTCGATACGATCGTGAGGAAGATCACGGCCGAAGGCCCCGACGGGGCCTTCGGCATCCTGCCGCGCCATCTCGATCTGGCGGCGGTTCTGGTGCCCGGGATTCTTTCCTACGAGGAGTACGAAGGCGGAAGGACATTCATGGCGCTCGACGAAGGGGTCCTGGTGAAGCAGGGTCGGGAGGTGCAGATCGCCGTCCGGATGGCGGTCAAAGGTGAATTGGGGGCGTTGAAACAGTCGGTCGAGGAGATGATCGCGGTGGTGGACGATCGGGAGCGCAGGACCCGCTCCGCCGTGGCGCGGCTCGAGGCCGATTTCGTGCGAAGGTTTGTAACGTTTGGGAAAAATGCCTGA